In Trichocoleus desertorum NBK24, the following are encoded in one genomic region:
- a CDS encoding glycosyltransferase: MRPHGCSHIRLLLPLTHPANEETFVLSHGTSYRSADVVIVERMWKSNISLNMAEELIDRIRRDNARFIYTIDDNLLDLKPDEPLQEGFTTEQLMAIRYFAREADGIIVSTDGLKERLARLNKNIFVVPNALDERLIENALGRKSATANHGRKVIGYMGTYTHDADLMMILQALRETLRKHLDTLELHLIGGIADSAVMQAFSGLPIKVLDVGSNGEYPDFMRWMSQTVQWDLAIAPLEDNCFTRCKSDIKFLDYSILGIAGIYSRVTPYEKAVCHLETGYLATNNTQAWIEAFDSLLSEDSLRQRLARQAREYVLSTRTLEHCAQNWRDVILLVAN; encoded by the coding sequence TTGCGTCCCCACGGTTGTTCCCATATCCGCTTGCTGCTGCCCTTAACCCACCCAGCGAACGAAGAGACTTTCGTTCTTAGTCATGGCACAAGCTACAGAAGTGCAGACGTGGTGATTGTTGAACGGATGTGGAAAAGCAATATTTCGCTGAATATGGCAGAGGAGCTAATCGACCGTATCCGAAGAGATAACGCCCGCTTCATCTATACGATAGATGACAATCTTCTCGATCTAAAGCCAGACGAGCCGCTCCAAGAGGGATTTACTACAGAGCAACTAATGGCAATACGCTATTTCGCGCGAGAGGCAGATGGCATCATTGTTTCAACGGATGGTCTGAAGGAGCGGCTAGCTCGGTTAAACAAGAATATTTTTGTGGTGCCGAATGCTTTAGATGAACGTCTGATAGAAAACGCACTAGGTAGAAAGTCCGCCACTGCCAATCATGGACGTAAGGTAATTGGTTATATGGGAACCTACACTCATGATGCCGACCTAATGATGATCCTTCAAGCCTTGCGTGAAACCCTACGAAAACATCTGGATACTCTGGAACTGCACTTAATCGGAGGTATCGCCGATTCAGCAGTGATGCAAGCTTTTAGTGGTCTTCCTATTAAAGTATTAGATGTTGGTAGTAATGGCGAATACCCCGATTTTATGCGTTGGATGAGCCAAACTGTCCAGTGGGATCTCGCGATCGCTCCATTGGAAGACAATTGTTTCACGCGCTGCAAGTCGGATATCAAGTTCCTTGACTATAGTATTCTAGGCATAGCTGGGATATACAGTCGAGTGACACCCTATGAGAAAGCCGTTTGCCATCTAGAAACGGGATATCTAGCCACTAACAATACACAAGCTTGGATTGAAGCCTTTGATAGCTTGCTGAGTGAAGATTCCCTGCGGCAAAGATTGGCCAGACAGGCTCGAGAATATGTCCTTTCCACTAGAACCCTCGAGCATTGTGCCCAAAATTGGCGAGATGTTATTCTTCTAGTCGCAAACTAA
- the psbQ gene encoding photosystem II protein PsbQ: MRHYRSILALALAFVTAFLVSCSSPTSTKTLTYSPTQIERIQSYSSSITALRSRMPELATLIENREWIDVRGFIHGPLGELRTRMGNLSRNLLPDAQGPARQAAQDVFTHLEEIDEAAQKSDYRQAIRNYAEAIKDFDAFFQLVPNS; this comes from the coding sequence ATGAGACACTATCGGTCAATTTTGGCTCTAGCACTAGCCTTCGTCACAGCATTTCTCGTCAGTTGCAGCAGCCCTACCAGCACCAAAACCCTGACTTACAGCCCCACTCAAATTGAGCGGATTCAAAGTTATAGCTCTAGCATCACTGCCCTTCGCAGTCGTATGCCTGAACTAGCAACTCTGATTGAAAATCGTGAATGGATTGATGTACGCGGCTTTATTCATGGTCCTTTGGGAGAGCTGAGGACTAGAATGGGCAACTTATCTCGCAACTTACTTCCCGATGCTCAAGGCCCAGCACGGCAAGCTGCTCAAGATGTCTTCACCCATCTAGAGGAAATTGATGAAGCGGCGCAAAAGAGCGACTACCGCCAAGCAATTCGCAACTACGCAGAAGCCATAAAAGACTTCGATGCCTTCTTCCAACTGGTGCCTAATAGTTAA
- a CDS encoding FAD-binding oxidoreductase has translation MSRVAVVGCGVVGAAIAYELSQIPGLTVTVFDRQLPAQAATGAALGVLMGIISHKVKGKAWQLRLASMQRYETLIPEIEGIAGCTIPWNRKGILKLCFAEDDLTKWQTLAETRKNQGWPLEILDAAQLQAQYPYLNLDSVNAAIYSPRDRQVDPVALTHALVTAAKQKGVTFHFDAAVEAVTCSAETQISQICSRLYTTAGNFETDWLVVAAGLGSTPLTASLKESIEIRPVLGQALHLRLDQPLDIPEKQPVITGNDVHIVPLGSDECWVGATVEFAAGEEVMADEAQLRAVLEQAIAFCPALAKATVLRTWSGFRPRPEGRPAPIIGPLPGYSNVFLATGHYRNGVLLAPATAQMIRQLITTE, from the coding sequence ATGAGTCGTGTTGCTGTGGTGGGTTGTGGGGTGGTTGGAGCCGCGATCGCCTACGAACTCAGCCAAATCCCAGGATTGACGGTCACTGTGTTCGATCGCCAACTTCCTGCTCAAGCCGCAACGGGAGCTGCCTTAGGTGTGCTAATGGGCATCATTAGCCACAAAGTGAAGGGTAAAGCTTGGCAGTTGCGGCTTGCTAGTATGCAGCGGTATGAGACTCTGATTCCAGAAATAGAGGGGATCGCAGGCTGCACCATTCCCTGGAATCGCAAGGGCATTTTGAAGCTTTGTTTTGCCGAGGACGACCTCACCAAATGGCAAACCTTGGCTGAAACTCGAAAGAACCAAGGCTGGCCGTTAGAGATTCTGGATGCGGCTCAACTGCAAGCTCAGTATCCTTACCTCAACCTAGATTCGGTCAATGCGGCTATCTACTCACCTCGCGATCGCCAAGTTGATCCGGTCGCTCTCACTCACGCCCTAGTAACTGCTGCCAAGCAGAAAGGTGTGACTTTTCATTTTGATGCGGCTGTTGAGGCTGTCACTTGTAGTGCAGAGACGCAGATTTCACAAATCTGCTCTCGGTTATACACAACAGCAGGAAACTTTGAGACTGATTGGCTGGTTGTGGCAGCGGGTTTAGGTTCCACTCCTCTGACTGCGTCTCTTAAAGAATCAATAGAAATTCGTCCAGTTCTCGGTCAAGCGCTGCATCTACGACTCGACCAACCTTTAGACATCCCGGAGAAACAGCCTGTCATTACAGGCAACGATGTGCATATTGTGCCGTTAGGCTCGGATGAGTGCTGGGTGGGCGCAACAGTCGAATTCGCTGCTGGTGAGGAAGTTATGGCGGATGAAGCGCAATTGCGAGCAGTTTTAGAGCAAGCGATCGCCTTCTGCCCTGCCTTAGCTAAAGCCACAGTGCTTAGAACTTGGTCTGGTTTTCGTCCTCGCCCAGAAGGTCGCCCTGCTCCAATTATTGGGCCGCTACCTGGCTACAGTAATGTTTTTCTCGCTACAGGGCATTACCGCAATGGCGTTTTGCTCGCTCCTGCAACGGCTCAGATGATTCGCCAACTGATTACCACCGAGTAA
- a CDS encoding glycosyltransferase family 2 protein, whose amino-acid sequence MHNPFNLKQYKVAAYITAYEDSEAVSLCVQAIKSQSFPVKNILIVDNSKKKSIFKLELNAENLVIKHYPENIGVAGGFSLAIAWAIEEGYDFLWTFDQDSIVRQDCLGQLLLVYTRLNNSNYSIGIVAPTAIDLRTGRLIDGAVFDHDRFTPYKPPNYEQPFECDSPITSGSLISLVAAQTVSLPCTDLFIDGIDFDYGMQLKQKGFHNLIVPQAIMEHKFGTPIKVKWFKRELVFQQYTPLRHYYICRNHTYLETRYAQGWYRMKTYLWRTKFLLKTIIQISLYEAEDKHLKIWACLLGTCHGLRGKLGRNF is encoded by the coding sequence ATGCATAATCCATTCAACTTAAAACAATATAAAGTGGCAGCTTATATAACTGCTTATGAAGATTCAGAAGCAGTTAGCTTATGCGTTCAAGCTATTAAGAGCCAGTCTTTTCCAGTAAAAAATATTTTGATTGTAGATAATTCCAAGAAAAAATCTATTTTCAAGTTAGAGTTAAATGCTGAAAATCTAGTTATTAAGCATTACCCAGAAAATATAGGAGTTGCTGGAGGTTTCAGCCTAGCGATCGCCTGGGCTATAGAAGAGGGCTATGACTTTTTATGGACTTTTGATCAAGATAGTATAGTACGTCAAGATTGTCTAGGTCAGCTATTGCTTGTCTACACTAGGCTTAATAACTCTAATTATTCAATTGGGATCGTTGCTCCTACCGCTATCGATCTGAGAACGGGTCGGCTTATTGATGGTGCTGTATTTGATCACGATCGATTTACTCCTTACAAACCTCCTAACTACGAACAACCTTTTGAATGCGATTCACCTATCACTTCTGGATCGCTGATTTCTCTTGTGGCTGCTCAAACTGTATCTCTCCCTTGCACTGATTTATTTATTGATGGGATTGATTTTGATTACGGAATGCAGCTCAAACAAAAAGGTTTTCATAATTTAATCGTTCCTCAAGCTATCATGGAGCATAAGTTTGGTACTCCTATAAAGGTTAAATGGTTTAAACGAGAGCTTGTATTCCAACAATACACACCTTTACGCCACTACTATATTTGCCGGAATCACACATATTTAGAAACTCGCTATGCACAAGGGTGGTATCGGATGAAAACCTACCTATGGCGTACTAAGTTTTTACTAAAAACTATTATACAAATTTCACTATATGAAGCCGAAGATAAGCACTTAAAAATATGGGCTTGCCTATTAGGTACCTGTCATGGTTTAAGGGGAAAGCTTGGTAGGAATTTTTAA
- a CDS encoding glycosyltransferase, protein MELTSKSAAVIKKIYNHYSEQGRTENLVIDSCYQALKQGSLTPDQYLAYRSISELYTPEINLIQVELEQSQSQLHQTQAELEQSQSQLHQTQAELEQSQSQLHQTQAELEQSQLQLHQTQAELEQSQLQLHQTQAELEQSQSQLHQTQAELEQSQLQLHQTQAELEQSQLQLHQTQAELEQSQLQLHQTQAELEQSQLQLHQTQAELERSNTVTAAMETSKFWKLRTLWFQLKESIPKPLSLRRSKASTHPHHEFRSKQTDADSFITEVSSRQPLVRYSVTVDIIVCVHNALDDVKRCLESVIRYSRMPYSLVLVDDGSGEETCKYLKDFANAQGATRIRNEVAKGYTSAANQGLRLSQGDYAILLNSDTVVTPNWLDRIVACGESDPQIGLIGPLSNTASWQSIPEIVHQGDWADNQLPEGMTIANWAKLVAHYSERLYPRIPFLNGFCLAIKQRVIKELGYFDEATFGEGYGEENDYCLRAFKAGWQLAIADDAYIYHSQSRSYSHERRKLLCARSDKALVVKHGQQIISDNVNVCRFDRAIQGIRAQSQVVAMRQSLIEDGKSRWEGKRVLFILPIIEPGGGGNVVLQEATAMQKMGVDVRIVNLSGHQNTFERSYPQNNIPVIYVEKEHHISGLLPQYDAVIATLYKSVDWLEPLTPDQSLPIRGYYIQDFEPYFFPNNSESFRTACNSYTRYPDLVRITKTEWNRSLVKQKIGVDCSIVGPSVNIDLYRPRRRRDSDWPYRPLRIAAMIRPSTPRRNPKLTLEVLRDIHQAYREDIEIILFGCEADDPNFLALPHDFPWRNAGILTRPQLAFLLNEVDIFVDFSTFQAMGLTAMEAMACGVAAIVPENGGAQSFARHEENSLMVDTNSPEACVTALKRLIIEEPLRSRLQRQAIVDICQHFPEKAAYNTLKSIFPA, encoded by the coding sequence ATGGAGCTAACTAGTAAGAGTGCTGCTGTAATTAAAAAGATTTATAATCACTATTCTGAGCAAGGGAGGACTGAAAACTTAGTTATTGATAGCTGTTATCAAGCTTTGAAGCAGGGTAGCCTTACCCCAGATCAATACCTCGCATATCGCAGTATTAGTGAGTTGTATACGCCCGAAATTAATTTAATTCAAGTAGAGCTAGAGCAGTCGCAGTCGCAGCTTCACCAAACTCAGGCAGAACTAGAGCAGTCGCAGTCGCAGCTCCACCAAACTCAGGCAGAACTAGAGCAGTCGCAGTCGCAGCTCCACCAAACTCAGGCAGAACTAGAGCAGTCGCAGTTGCAGCTCCACCAAACTCAGGCAGAACTAGAGCAGTCGCAGTTGCAGCTCCACCAAACTCAGGCAGAACTAGAGCAGTCGCAGTCGCAGCTTCACCAAACTCAGGCAGAACTAGAGCAGTCGCAGTTGCAGCTCCACCAAACTCAGGCAGAGCTAGAGCAGTCGCAGTTGCAGCTCCACCAAACTCAGGCAGAGCTAGAGCAGTCGCAGTTGCAGCTCCACCAAACTCAGGCAGAGCTAGAGCAGTCGCAGTTGCAGCTTCACCAAACTCAGGCAGAACTAGAGCGATCGAACACTGTTACTGCCGCAATGGAAACCAGTAAATTCTGGAAGTTACGGACATTGTGGTTCCAACTGAAAGAGTCTATTCCTAAACCTTTATCTTTGCGTAGAAGTAAAGCTAGTACTCATCCACACCATGAGTTCAGAAGCAAGCAAACTGACGCTGATAGTTTTATTACAGAAGTCTCTTCCCGTCAACCATTAGTGAGGTATTCCGTCACTGTAGACATTATTGTTTGTGTCCATAACGCACTAGACGATGTTAAACGTTGCTTGGAATCAGTAATTCGCTACTCACGAATGCCATACTCCTTAGTCTTGGTCGACGATGGTAGTGGCGAAGAGACATGCAAATATCTCAAAGACTTCGCAAATGCACAGGGGGCAACCCGCATTAGGAATGAAGTTGCAAAAGGGTACACCTCTGCAGCAAATCAAGGGCTTCGTCTTTCTCAGGGGGACTATGCAATCCTGCTTAATAGCGATACCGTTGTCACACCAAACTGGCTGGATCGGATTGTTGCTTGCGGAGAATCTGATCCGCAAATTGGGTTGATAGGACCGCTTTCCAATACGGCTTCATGGCAGTCGATTCCAGAAATTGTTCATCAAGGAGATTGGGCAGACAATCAGTTGCCTGAAGGGATGACAATAGCCAATTGGGCTAAGTTGGTGGCACATTACTCTGAGCGTCTCTACCCTCGCATCCCCTTTCTCAATGGTTTTTGCCTAGCGATCAAGCAAAGGGTGATAAAAGAACTGGGTTACTTTGATGAGGCGACTTTTGGAGAAGGGTATGGTGAGGAAAACGATTATTGCTTACGTGCTTTTAAAGCGGGTTGGCAACTAGCGATCGCTGATGATGCCTACATTTATCACAGCCAGTCTCGCAGCTACTCCCACGAACGTAGGAAACTCTTATGCGCTCGATCAGATAAAGCCTTAGTCGTCAAGCACGGTCAACAGATCATCAGCGATAACGTCAATGTGTGCCGCTTCGACCGGGCGATCCAAGGCATTCGCGCCCAAAGTCAAGTCGTTGCAATGCGCCAAAGCTTAATTGAGGACGGCAAATCTCGGTGGGAAGGTAAACGTGTTTTATTCATTCTGCCGATTATAGAACCTGGTGGTGGTGGCAATGTGGTTCTTCAGGAAGCCACAGCCATGCAGAAGATGGGCGTAGATGTAAGAATTGTAAACCTTAGTGGCCATCAAAACACATTCGAGCGCAGCTATCCACAAAATAATATACCAGTCATCTACGTAGAAAAAGAGCATCACATTTCTGGATTATTGCCCCAGTACGATGCAGTCATTGCTACTTTATATAAATCTGTGGATTGGTTGGAACCTCTAACGCCAGATCAGAGCCTCCCAATTAGGGGATACTATATCCAAGATTTTGAGCCATATTTCTTCCCAAATAATTCGGAATCGTTTAGAACTGCTTGTAATTCATATACTCGCTATCCTGACCTAGTACGCATCACTAAGACTGAGTGGAATCGTAGCCTAGTCAAACAGAAGATTGGGGTCGATTGTTCTATCGTGGGGCCTAGCGTGAACATAGATTTATACCGTCCGCGTCGGCGGCGAGATTCTGACTGGCCCTACAGACCGCTACGTATCGCTGCCATGATTCGTCCTAGTACTCCCCGCCGCAATCCAAAACTGACTCTAGAAGTCTTAAGGGACATCCATCAGGCTTATCGAGAAGACATTGAAATCATCTTGTTTGGATGCGAGGCAGACGATCCTAATTTTCTAGCACTACCCCATGATTTCCCTTGGCGAAATGCAGGAATTTTAACTCGACCTCAACTGGCATTCCTCCTCAATGAAGTAGATATTTTTGTTGATTTCTCGACTTTCCAGGCTATGGGTTTGACTGCTATGGAAGCCATGGCCTGTGGAGTTGCGGCGATAGTCCCTGAAAACGGCGGCGCTCAAAGCTTCGCCAGACACGAAGAAAATAGCCTGATGGTAGACACTAATTCACCGGAAGCTTGCGTGACTGCATTGAAGCGCTTGATTATAGAAGAACCACTGCGGTCTCGGTTACAGCGACAGGCGATTGTTGATATTTGTCAGCATTTTCCGGAAAAAGCAGCGTACAACACCCTGAAATCTATTTTTCCTGCTTAA
- a CDS encoding alpha/beta fold hydrolase: MAVEERLVEVGPLKWFCREANPMNPTDKPPVLLLHSFPSQSYSWRHVLPALAEQGFRAIAPDWPGFGFSTKPDKRDFAYTSEAFVSALADLVQVLEVERFSLVVQGFLGAVGLRYALQHPDQIERLAIFNTPLATVAKLPWKIQQMGLPLVGDMMTQDPLLVDRLLEGGGPYQVDDKDLDVYRRPFLKSSDAGRSLLYTLRNLQLQATTAEIESSFANWERPILVAWGMSDPWLPFSMAENFTKAIPDAELVQLQEVGHYPQEDWYEKVNEVILPFLRRQSL, encoded by the coding sequence GTGGCAGTTGAGGAGCGTTTGGTTGAAGTTGGGCCGTTGAAGTGGTTTTGCCGAGAAGCAAACCCGATGAATCCAACGGATAAGCCACCAGTGCTACTGCTACACAGTTTTCCTTCGCAAAGCTACAGTTGGCGTCACGTATTGCCTGCTTTGGCAGAGCAAGGTTTTAGAGCGATCGCCCCTGATTGGCCTGGGTTTGGCTTTTCTACTAAGCCAGATAAACGAGACTTTGCTTACACGTCTGAAGCTTTTGTGAGCGCTTTGGCAGACTTGGTGCAAGTGCTAGAAGTGGAACGATTTTCGTTGGTGGTGCAAGGTTTCTTAGGGGCTGTAGGACTCCGCTACGCTTTACAACACCCTGATCAGATCGAGCGCTTAGCCATCTTCAACACTCCCCTTGCTACTGTGGCTAAGCTGCCGTGGAAGATTCAGCAAATGGGGTTGCCTTTGGTGGGTGACATGATGACGCAAGATCCGCTGTTAGTCGATCGCTTACTGGAAGGGGGCGGGCCTTACCAGGTAGATGACAAAGATTTAGATGTGTATCGACGGCCTTTCCTCAAAAGTTCGGATGCGGGGCGATCGCTACTCTATACGCTACGCAACTTGCAACTACAAGCAACCACAGCGGAAATTGAGTCGAGCTTTGCTAACTGGGAGCGACCGATCTTAGTGGCTTGGGGCATGTCCGATCCTTGGTTGCCCTTTAGCATGGCCGAAAACTTTACTAAAGCGATTCCTGATGCAGAGCTAGTACAACTACAAGAAGTAGGGCACTACCCCCAAGAAGACTGGTATGAAAAGGTAAATGAAGTGATCTTACCCTTTCTACGTCGTCAAAGCCTTTAG
- a CDS encoding class I SAM-dependent methyltransferase, translated as MNFETIIDSLKSFVIPGNWPSSIFLLSESAMADIYKCIVDNQLHSCIELGTGHGATSCVMAAAVDEIGGGQVLTIDKYLHQPVNVQVLKSHSGLSENLEAIVEKLGYNWYLADLIASQTDTDGCQPLFDFCLIDGAHEWEPDALAFSLVAKLLKPGGWIVFDDINFMLRSMPDWETHFGQLTDRELDTCQVGMVYDLVVKQHPDFCDFRVTHGGRLGWARKKVDRNQVYLQLQQTQAELQQSQDKIAAMQIQLQQTQAELQQSQDKIAAMQIQLQQTQAELQQSQDKIAAMQIQLQQTQAELQQSQDKIAAMHTSKFWKLRTAWFKLKKITGVVTEDN; from the coding sequence ATGAATTTTGAAACGATTATAGACTCTCTTAAGAGCTTTGTCATACCAGGTAACTGGCCCTCATCGATTTTTTTGCTTTCCGAATCTGCGATGGCTGATATTTATAAGTGTATTGTGGATAACCAATTACATTCATGCATTGAACTTGGGACTGGTCACGGTGCAACCAGTTGCGTCATGGCAGCTGCGGTTGACGAGATTGGTGGCGGTCAAGTATTAACGATTGATAAGTACTTACATCAGCCTGTAAATGTCCAAGTCCTGAAGAGCCATTCTGGGTTGAGCGAAAATCTAGAAGCGATCGTAGAAAAGCTGGGTTATAACTGGTATCTCGCAGACCTTATCGCCAGCCAAACTGATACAGATGGCTGCCAACCTCTGTTTGATTTCTGTCTTATCGATGGTGCCCATGAGTGGGAGCCTGACGCACTAGCCTTTTCATTAGTGGCAAAGCTTCTCAAACCTGGAGGGTGGATTGTCTTTGACGATATCAATTTTATGCTTAGAAGCATGCCAGACTGGGAAACTCACTTTGGGCAGCTTACTGACAGAGAACTCGATACCTGCCAAGTTGGTATGGTCTATGACCTTGTTGTAAAACAGCATCCAGATTTTTGCGATTTCCGCGTTACGCATGGCGGTAGGCTCGGCTGGGCTAGGAAGAAAGTCGATCGTAATCAAGTGTACCTTCAGCTACAGCAAACCCAGGCTGAACTACAACAAAGTCAGGATAAAATTGCTGCCATGCAAATTCAGCTACAGCAAACCCAGGCTGAACTACAACAAAGTCAGGATAAAATTGCTGCCATGCAAATTCAGCTACAGCAGACCCAGGCTGAACTACAACAAAGTCAGGATAAAATTGCTGCCATGCAAATTCAGCTACAGCAGACCCAGGCTGAACTACAACAAAGTCAGGATAAAATTGCTGCCATGCATACGAGTAAGTTCTGGAAATTGCGTACAGCTTGGTTCAAGCTTAAGAAAATTACGGGAGTAGTGACTGAAGATAACTAA
- a CDS encoding GDP-mannose 4,6-dehydratase produces MPSKSALITGVTGQDGSYLAELLLTKGYQVSGLVRRSSSGNSSRISHFSNDIRILSGDLLDQCSLMDAIIEAQPDEIYNLASQSYIPTSWTQPSLTAEYTALGVSRLLESIRRCKPDARFYQASSSEVFGQPDESPQTERTAFRPRNPYGVAKAYAHWMSVNYRQQYNLYACCGITYTHESPRRGAEFVFRKITRAAAMIKLGLLNELKLGNLDAQRDWCYAKDAVYAMWLMLQQQEADDYIIASGETHSVRELVEFAFSCVNLNWQDYVSVDPAFYRPDEPVQLMGCIDKIQNKLGWKPQHSFQELVELMVEHDLKALKDEP; encoded by the coding sequence ATGCCTTCTAAATCTGCCCTCATTACTGGCGTTACAGGACAGGACGGTTCCTATCTTGCCGAGTTACTTTTAACGAAGGGGTATCAAGTTTCTGGCTTGGTTCGTCGCTCTAGTTCGGGTAATTCTAGTCGCATCAGCCATTTCTCTAATGACATCAGAATTTTGTCTGGGGATTTGCTGGATCAGTGTTCGTTGATGGATGCGATTATTGAGGCTCAGCCAGATGAAATCTATAATCTTGCGTCTCAAAGTTATATTCCTACGTCTTGGACCCAACCTTCCTTAACGGCTGAATATACGGCTTTGGGGGTTTCTAGGCTTTTAGAATCCATTCGGCGCTGTAAGCCAGATGCGAGGTTCTATCAAGCTTCCAGTAGTGAGGTGTTTGGGCAGCCTGATGAGTCCCCCCAGACAGAGCGCACTGCTTTTCGGCCTCGGAATCCTTATGGTGTAGCCAAGGCTTACGCCCACTGGATGAGCGTGAATTACCGCCAGCAGTACAATCTCTACGCCTGCTGTGGCATCACTTATACCCACGAATCGCCCCGGCGGGGTGCAGAATTTGTGTTTCGCAAGATCACGCGAGCCGCAGCCATGATTAAACTGGGCTTGCTGAATGAGCTAAAACTGGGCAATTTGGATGCTCAGCGGGATTGGTGCTACGCCAAAGACGCAGTCTATGCGATGTGGTTGATGCTGCAACAGCAGGAAGCCGATGACTACATTATTGCGAGTGGTGAAACGCATTCGGTGCGCGAACTGGTTGAATTTGCGTTTAGCTGTGTGAATCTCAATTGGCAGGATTATGTTTCGGTTGATCCAGCCTTTTATCGACCAGATGAGCCTGTGCAGCTTATGGGTTGTATTGACAAGATTCAAAATAAACTAGGTTGGAAGCCGCAGCATTCCTTCCAGGAGCTGGTGGAACTGATGGTGGAGCATGATTTGAAAGCTCTCAAAGATGAGCCTTAG
- a CDS encoding class I SAM-dependent methyltransferase gives MAMQHLKIDLGCGFCKKEGTVGVDILAQPGVDYVLNLQTEPLPFPDQSVDYVYSSHCLEHISDPTRVFAEISRVCTDGAKLEFWTPYAWENSAFIIDHKLFFNEDHYLHMCVWFVDFWEKILKARWLLKEFTYIVEPDVLVELYKNQISLDFAVRYYKGVVKEFCANIEVKREYKGETIQPIKTFAVSRSAERYLIKSESDENPKSNDLKEAINWFSA, from the coding sequence ATGGCGATGCAACACTTAAAAATCGACTTGGGATGCGGTTTCTGTAAAAAAGAAGGGACAGTTGGCGTTGATATCCTTGCACAGCCAGGAGTTGATTATGTTCTAAACTTGCAAACAGAACCATTACCTTTTCCCGATCAAAGCGTAGACTATGTTTACTCATCTCACTGTCTAGAACACATTTCAGATCCTACGAGAGTTTTTGCAGAGATAAGCCGGGTTTGTACTGACGGTGCCAAGCTAGAATTTTGGACTCCTTATGCTTGGGAGAATTCTGCATTCATTATCGATCACAAGTTGTTTTTTAATGAAGATCATTATCTTCATATGTGCGTATGGTTTGTTGATTTTTGGGAAAAAATTCTCAAGGCTAGGTGGTTACTCAAAGAATTTACTTATATTGTTGAACCGGATGTACTGGTAGAGCTTTATAAAAATCAAATTAGCCTAGACTTTGCAGTCAGATATTATAAAGGAGTGGTTAAAGAATTTTGTGCCAATATTGAAGTTAAACGTGAATATAAAGGTGAAACTATTCAACCAATAAAAACATTTGCTGTGAGTCGTTCTGCTGAGAGGTATCTGATAAAATCAGAATCTGATGAAAATCCAAAATCCAATGACCTAAAGGAGGCAATTAACTGGTTTTCAGCCTAA